A region from the SAR86 cluster bacterium genome encodes:
- a CDS encoding 6,7-dimethyl-8-ribityllumazine synthase, giving the protein MNKVLIVHTCWYEKYIDEMIAIAKEELHKKTNMNFEVNTARAPGALELASLAQNKIEKFNGEYSGILFVGIIIRGETSHYDLVTKETFRSIGVFSEKNFNIAVLNNVICVENKVQLKERYSVATKRNTLSLVDFIHEKSL; this is encoded by the coding sequence ATGAATAAAGTTTTGATTGTTCATACTTGTTGGTATGAAAAATATATAGATGAGATGATTGCTATTGCTAAAGAAGAACTTCATAAAAAAACTAATATGAATTTTGAAGTTAATACTGCAAGAGCTCCTGGTGCATTAGAATTGGCTTCTTTGGCCCAAAATAAAATTGAAAAATTTAATGGTGAGTATTCTGGTATTTTATTTGTAGGAATAATAATTAGAGGTGAAACATCTCATTATGATCTTGTCACTAAAGAAACATTTAGATCAATAGGTGTTTTTTCAGAAAAAAACTTTAATATTGCTGTTCTTAATAACGTTATATGTGTAGAGAATAAAGTTCAACTTAAGGAAAGGTATTCTGTTGCTACAAAAAGAAATACATTATCACTTGTTGATTTTATTCATGAAAAATCTCTCTAA
- the nusB gene encoding transcription antitermination factor NusB, with product MKNLSKFKIAVKTREYLVQAIYQMLFNKQKVSMIVKQFKNEHETKKVDFMMFSSSLKSIEKNKKEIEEILTSLEIKDTSLELIDKSILYFAINEMLYGDLDKPVALDESLRLSKKFSSPDSYKFINASLDKFLKII from the coding sequence ATGAAAAATCTCTCTAAGTTTAAGATTGCCGTTAAGACTAGAGAATATTTAGTACAAGCAATTTATCAGATGCTTTTTAATAAACAAAAGGTTTCAATGATAGTAAAACAATTCAAAAATGAGCATGAAACAAAAAAAGTTGATTTTATGATGTTTTCTTCTTCTTTAAAATCTATTGAAAAAAATAAAAAGGAAATAGAAGAAATTTTAACTTCACTGGAAATTAAAGATACTAGCTTAGAATTAATTGATAAATCAATTCTATATTTTGCAATCAATGAGATGCTGTATGGTGACTTGGATAAACCTGTTGCATTAGATGAATCTTTGAGACTGTCAAAGAAATTTTCAAGCCCTGACTCCTACAA